One Salinimonas marina DNA segment encodes these proteins:
- a CDS encoding transglutaminase-like domain-containing protein: MSRQPVLNRQTFNFNSYPAAPLKITGGQAELQVNLEYPEASNPRTVRWAKGLYQQSGDNTVFANRLMQYFATENFSYTLTPPVMPAAPVDAFLFEARQGFCAHYASAMALAFRAAGIPARLVSGYQGGDLISAKVMNVYQYDAHAWVEASLDGKTWQQFDPTTMVAASRLLYGFQSAFSNQQQDLPLFSRNRAHNVPALAQLYQFADTINYQWNRWVLGFDGATQQDMFTRLLGNTSMERMTLFMLAVVLFIAGLLAFYFVPRPAPRIKSESLRLYQDAQQEIYKVTGIARHNTSARTYARHVSGHINAAACTALDNFVKVFEAIEYQPGDHTKQRQLLRQHFKQLKKSLRHHPAK; this comes from the coding sequence ATGAGCCGGCAACCTGTTCTCAATCGCCAGACCTTTAATTTTAATAGTTATCCTGCAGCGCCTTTGAAGATCACTGGCGGGCAGGCGGAGCTTCAGGTCAACCTTGAGTATCCGGAAGCCTCTAACCCCCGCACTGTGCGCTGGGCGAAGGGGCTGTATCAGCAAAGTGGCGATAACACCGTCTTTGCCAATCGACTGATGCAGTATTTTGCCACTGAGAATTTTTCGTACACCCTGACACCGCCAGTCATGCCCGCGGCGCCGGTGGATGCATTTTTATTTGAAGCACGTCAGGGCTTTTGCGCGCACTATGCCAGTGCTATGGCGCTGGCATTCAGAGCTGCCGGGATCCCCGCCAGACTGGTGTCCGGCTATCAGGGCGGCGACCTCATCAGCGCTAAAGTGATGAATGTATATCAGTATGATGCCCATGCCTGGGTTGAAGCGAGTCTGGATGGGAAAACCTGGCAACAATTTGATCCCACCACTATGGTGGCCGCTTCGCGGCTGTTATACGGTTTTCAAAGTGCATTTAGTAACCAGCAACAGGATTTGCCATTATTTTCCCGTAACCGGGCTCATAATGTGCCGGCGTTGGCGCAGCTTTATCAGTTTGCAGATACCATCAATTATCAGTGGAATCGCTGGGTGCTGGGTTTTGACGGAGCCACGCAGCAGGATATGTTCACCCGTTTACTGGGCAATACCAGTATGGAACGCATGACCCTATTTATGTTGGCAGTAGTATTGTTTATCGCTGGGTTGCTGGCGTTTTACTTTGTGCCGCGCCCTGCCCCAAGAATAAAATCAGAAAGCTTACGGTTGTACCAGGATGCCCAGCAGGAAATTTACAAAGTCACCGGTATTGCCCGCCATAATACCTCAGCCCGTACCTATGCCAGGCATGTCAGCGGCCATATCAACGCTGCGGCATGCACCGCGCTGGATAATTTTGTAAAAGTTTTTGAAGCCATTGAGTATCAACCTGGCGACCATACCAAACAACGTCAGCTGTTACGGCAGCATTTTAAACAGCTGAAAAAATCCCTGCGCCACCATCCCGCCAAATAG
- the fusA gene encoding elongation factor G — MADLSHYRNIGIFAHVDAGKTTTTERILKLTGKIHKTGEVHDGESTTDFMDQEAERGITIQSAATTCFWKDHRMNIIDTPGHVDFTVEVYRSLKVLDGGIGVFCGSGGVEPQSETNWRYANESGVARVIFVNKLDRMGADFYRVVGQIKKVLGAKPVVMTLPIGIEDEFNGIIDVLEQKAYIWDETGLPENFEVCDVPEDMKDKVAQYREDMIETAVEMDDDLMMAYMDGEEPSIEDIKRCIRKGTRDLEFFPTFCGSAFKNKGVQLVLDGVIDYLPNPTEVIPQDLTDKDTGEPTGEVAKVSTDEPFRALAFKIMDDRFGALTFIRVYSGVLNKGDTVLNSFTGKTERIGRMVEMHANDRTELTKAHAGDILAVVGMKNVQTGHTLCATSHPCTLEPMIFPEPVISIAVKPKDKGATEKMGIAIGKLVSEDPSFQVETDEDSGETILKGMGELHLDIKVDILKRTYGVELEVGQPQVAYRETITAPIEDSYTHKKQSGGSGQFGKIDYRIKPGEVNSGFTFKSTVVGGNVPKEFFPAIEKGFKGMMDQGPLAGYPVLDVEVELYDGGFHAVDSSAIAFEIAAKGAFRQSMPKAGPQILEPVMKVDVFTPEDHVGDVIGDLNRRRGMIKDQEAGVTGVRIKADVPLSEMFGYIGHLRTMTSGRGQFSMEFSHYAPCPNNVADKVIEEAKARNAK, encoded by the coding sequence ATGGCAGACTTATCTCATTACAGAAACATTGGTATTTTCGCTCACGTAGACGCGGGCAAAACTACCACCACTGAACGTATCTTGAAACTTACCGGTAAAATCCATAAAACCGGTGAAGTGCACGATGGTGAGTCAACAACTGACTTCATGGATCAGGAAGCGGAGCGTGGTATTACTATCCAGTCAGCTGCGACAACCTGTTTCTGGAAAGATCATCGTATGAACATCATCGATACGCCAGGGCACGTTGACTTCACTGTTGAAGTTTATCGTTCACTGAAAGTTCTTGACGGCGGTATCGGTGTATTCTGTGGTTCTGGTGGTGTTGAACCACAATCAGAAACCAACTGGCGTTATGCGAACGAATCTGGCGTAGCCCGGGTTATTTTCGTAAACAAACTGGACCGTATGGGTGCAGACTTCTACCGTGTTGTAGGTCAAATCAAGAAAGTACTGGGCGCGAAGCCAGTCGTAATGACACTGCCTATCGGTATTGAAGATGAGTTCAACGGCATCATCGATGTTCTTGAACAAAAAGCTTACATCTGGGACGAAACAGGTCTGCCAGAGAACTTCGAAGTATGCGATGTTCCTGAAGACATGAAAGACAAAGTTGCCCAATACCGTGAAGACATGATCGAAACTGCGGTAGAAATGGATGACGACCTGATGATGGCGTATATGGATGGTGAAGAGCCGTCTATTGAAGACATCAAACGTTGTATCCGTAAAGGTACTCGCGATCTGGAATTCTTCCCGACTTTCTGTGGTTCTGCGTTTAAGAACAAAGGTGTTCAGCTGGTATTGGATGGTGTTATTGACTATCTGCCTAACCCAACTGAAGTTATCCCTCAGGATCTGACCGACAAAGATACCGGTGAACCTACTGGTGAAGTTGCGAAGGTTTCCACTGATGAGCCTTTCCGTGCGTTAGCGTTTAAAATCATGGACGACCGTTTTGGCGCCCTGACCTTTATCCGTGTTTACTCTGGTGTGCTGAACAAGGGCGATACCGTTCTTAACAGTTTCACTGGTAAAACCGAGCGTATCGGCCGTATGGTTGAGATGCACGCCAACGATCGTACCGAACTTACCAAAGCACACGCCGGTGATATTCTGGCGGTTGTAGGTATGAAGAATGTTCAGACTGGTCATACTCTGTGTGCCACGTCACATCCTTGTACGCTTGAGCCGATGATCTTCCCTGAGCCGGTAATCTCTATTGCGGTTAAGCCTAAAGATAAAGGCGCGACTGAAAAGATGGGTATTGCCATTGGTAAGCTGGTTTCTGAAGATCCGTCGTTCCAGGTTGAAACTGATGAAGACTCAGGCGAAACCATCCTTAAGGGTATGGGTGAGCTGCATCTTGATATCAAAGTAGATATTCTTAAGCGTACTTATGGCGTTGAACTGGAAGTTGGTCAGCCGCAGGTTGCTTATCGTGAAACTATCACTGCTCCAATTGAAGATAGCTACACGCATAAGAAACAGTCTGGTGGTTCGGGTCAGTTCGGTAAGATTGATTACCGTATCAAGCCTGGCGAAGTGAATTCTGGCTTTACGTTCAAGTCAACGGTTGTTGGTGGTAACGTACCAAAAGAATTCTTCCCGGCTATCGAAAAAGGCTTCAAAGGCATGATGGATCAGGGACCACTGGCTGGTTACCCGGTACTGGATGTTGAAGTAGAATTGTACGACGGTGGCTTCCACGCAGTTGACTCTTCTGCAATCGCGTTCGAAATCGCTGCGAAAGGCGCTTTCCGTCAGTCTATGCCAAAAGCAGGTCCTCAGATTCTTGAGCCTGTAATGAAAGTAGACGTGTTCACTCCTGAAGATCACGTTGGTGATGTAATTGGTGACCTTAACCGTCGCCGTGGCATGATCAAAGATCAGGAAGCTGGTGTAACTGGTGTTCGCATTAAAGCAGACGTACCTCTGTCTGAAATGTTCGGCTACATCGGTCACCTGCGTACTATGACTTCTGGTCGTGGTCAGTTCTCTATGGAGTTCAGCCACTATGCACCTTGTCCTAACAATGTTGCGGACAAAGTTATCGAAGAAGCCAAAGCACGTAACGCCAAATAA
- the rlmM gene encoding 23S rRNA (cytidine(2498)-2'-O)-methyltransferase RlmM, translating to MASLLGYCRAGYENDLAEELTAKAAALQCFGYPKFERGNGYVQYICYHQADADKLGRQLPVMETIFARQLVVVTGTLEQLSREDRVSPVLAEILQHDDDSVQNGLLQVEHADTDAGKELAKFCRKFAVVLRQALRKNRALTFKEKPQDRALHVFFTDFDACLVGYSYAACRSPHANGIYRLKFPAAAPSRSTLKLEEAILTMLSPHEQHTVLRAGGRAVDLGACPGGWTYQLVQRDMFVEAIDNGLIAENLMATGLVEHFAADGFSYKPQFGRVDLLVCDMIEQPDRVARLMGDWLVNRWADHAIFNLKLPMKKRYETVTQAMADVLTRLQKLEDSFVIRMRHLYHDRDEITVSILRE from the coding sequence ATGGCTAGTCTACTGGGCTATTGTCGCGCCGGATACGAAAATGATTTGGCCGAGGAACTCACGGCTAAAGCGGCTGCACTGCAGTGTTTTGGTTATCCGAAATTTGAGCGCGGCAACGGCTATGTACAATATATCTGTTACCACCAGGCTGACGCCGATAAGTTAGGCCGTCAGCTACCGGTGATGGAGACCATTTTTGCCCGCCAGCTGGTGGTGGTGACCGGGACCCTTGAACAGCTAAGCCGCGAAGATCGGGTGAGCCCGGTGCTGGCCGAGATCCTACAGCATGATGATGATTCGGTGCAAAACGGACTGTTACAGGTGGAACACGCCGACACCGATGCGGGCAAAGAGCTGGCCAAATTTTGCCGTAAATTTGCGGTAGTGCTACGCCAGGCGTTACGAAAAAACCGGGCGCTCACCTTTAAAGAAAAACCACAGGACCGGGCGTTGCATGTGTTTTTTACCGATTTTGATGCCTGTCTGGTGGGATATAGCTATGCTGCTTGTCGCAGTCCCCACGCAAATGGTATTTACCGTCTGAAATTTCCTGCTGCGGCGCCCAGTCGCTCCACGCTAAAGCTTGAAGAAGCTATTTTGACGATGCTTTCTCCCCACGAGCAGCACACAGTATTACGAGCAGGGGGCCGGGCCGTGGATTTAGGCGCGTGCCCCGGTGGCTGGACCTATCAGCTGGTGCAGCGGGACATGTTTGTTGAAGCCATTGATAACGGCCTTATCGCCGAAAACCTGATGGCCACCGGACTGGTTGAACACTTTGCCGCGGACGGTTTTAGTTATAAGCCACAATTTGGCCGTGTAGATCTGCTGGTCTGTGATATGATAGAGCAGCCTGACAGGGTCGCAAGGCTTATGGGCGACTGGTTAGTCAATCGTTGGGCCGATCATGCGATATTCAATCTGAAGTTACCAATGAAAAAACGCTATGAAACGGTAACCCAAGCCATGGCAGATGTACTGACTCGCTTGCAAAAGCTGGAGGACAGCTTTGTAATTCGTATGCGGCATCTATATCATGACCGTGACGAGATCACAGTTTCAATTTTAAGAGAATAA
- a CDS encoding DUF423 domain-containing protein — protein MKSFIITGAVGALLSVILGALGAHKLDSYLSPDALQAFNTAVEYQMFHSLAVLLVCVLPLAQRQARQAAACFVVGTLLFSGSIFGLTLAHASFLGPVTPLGGLLLMIGWLILIFAAIRSPSNG, from the coding sequence ATGAAAAGCTTCATCATTACCGGCGCGGTCGGCGCGCTGCTGTCCGTGATACTTGGCGCGTTAGGAGCACATAAACTCGACAGTTACCTGAGCCCTGATGCGTTGCAGGCCTTTAATACCGCGGTGGAATATCAGATGTTTCACAGCCTGGCAGTGTTGCTGGTGTGTGTGTTGCCGCTGGCCCAGCGTCAGGCCAGACAAGCCGCAGCCTGTTTTGTAGTGGGAACGCTGCTGTTTTCCGGCAGCATTTTCGGGCTGACTCTGGCCCACGCCAGCTTTTTAGGACCGGTCACTCCTTTGGGGGGACTACTACTGATGATTGGCTGGCTAATTTTGATTTTTGCAGCCATAAGGAGCCCATCGAATGGCTAG